The Festucalex cinctus isolate MCC-2025b chromosome 10, RoL_Fcin_1.0, whole genome shotgun sequence region TCTCCGTCATCAGGAGAGATGGGAAGAGAGTCTGGGATGGGCAGCAGCTGAGAAACGGCCGACAAAATGGAGTTATGACTTTTGTTGTACTGTCACCAACGTCGTAGCCTGCGCTGAAGGCATACTTTCTGCGGCGCGTCATGTTCTGGAACCAGCCAGTCGAGCTCAGAAGCGGCTGGAAGCTGCATGCCCTCAAACTGTCTGAGCAAACCCATGGCCACCGACTCCGCTGAGTTGGATTGTAGGAAGGAGGTGGACCTGAAGGAGAATTACAGAATTTATGCGGGAGCAAAAACATAAATTACATTATACGGCAGGGGTGCACTGATATTAATACCGCCCTGTAATAATTTTTGCAATAGTGTACAGTATCAACAGCCTGACATAATgcaaagcaaaacatttttttcactcacatgGACTCTGAGCTCAGAAAAGACCTGTTGCTGGAGCTTACGCTGCGCTTTATGTCTGCTTCTGGAACATACGGCAAAATTGAAAATGAGAACTGGAATAATCGGGTCCCATCATGTTAGGAGGACAACGCTCGCTATACTATCAAAGTATCCAAGCACTCAGTGGATGATATTTCAACACAGATCACAAAACACTACTTACTAAATCTAAGCAGCTGTTTTTATACTAAATTAGTGAAACACAAAATGagaagtttattaaaaaaaaaaaaagaatgtcagcaacaattataataatataaattatgTAATAGTTATTTCAactaataaaatgtacaaatcagATGTTAGAATACAGATATACAGGAAGTTTGCGCAGGGttgaaagaaggaaaaaaccaGAATGAATGCTCAGATTTAGCTGTACTTAATGTTttgcatttgactttttttttcatatttctttctttcatatACAAACGTTTACTGTAATTATTACCGTAGCACTGTGTGACTGTAGTTTATTGATAGACAATGGAACATTCTGATTTGTGTTCAAAGTTTGCGCCACAGGAATGGGAACTCGATCGCAAACCGAGGACGCCTTATACTGGTTTGTTTTGATACTAAAAGTATGACTGGACATTTCACTGTcataatgcaaaacaaaaagcagtTGGAATTGAGCTTGAtaaaaaggaaggaaagataATGGGAGTGACTCATGACAGCTACTAGGCCTCCAGTCTGCATCTGAAAGCCTGACTAAGGAAACGAGGACACATAAGATGTAGAATGGCAGCTCTACAGATGGTCTAACTAAGCAGTCCACCACAGGCATCAGCACCCTCCAAACACACCAAGAGTACTAAAGCGACAAGCACCTACACAAACCTTGCCAAGTTGACTCcaaattgaaaataaacatttcataTTCTTCTgaggtacaaaacaaaacatggagcACCAAACAAGACTATATTTGACTTTTCTTTCCTCCCAAAATTAGATAATTGTTAATATATGTGAAGTAATTGTGTGAACCAGTTTTTGAGACAGAATTTCTCAATTTGGAGTCAAGAAGCGCGTTGCCTTCCCAAGAAACCCCGCCCCTCTGAACAACCAGCAGATACCTGAGAACAGGGAGGCAAGTGACAAGGAGAGGCCGTTCTGAGACACCGCCAGCAGGGACTGACCCTCACAGCCATCTGAGAGACAAAAACTAACACTCAGCACATTCATCACCACGCAGCACCAACATTTCGGACACAAACAAGTACTGCTCACGTTGCGTGCAAACATACATGCACGCATTGTCATCCAGGCCCCAAGACGCACAATATATGAAGCACATCTCACAGACATGTACACAAGAAAGCACCCGTGAGTGGTgtttacaatcaaaacaaagcaAGTCCATACATTGGTACCCATGACATCTTTGAAACTAGGAACATCAAACTGAATACTTTGTAATCCCACCACTACACATCAGAATCCAAAATGTCTTTCTTACATGGAGCAAATAAAATGCCATTTATGCATGATTGTTATGCCCCGATAATGCATAGATAGGGACCGGTAAAACAttacaaagaaacaaaacacttcGACCCAGCTATTTCGCAACCTTATCATTTATGTGTGGTAAATGATTAAATCAACGGTGACATGTTTAGTTAGCAGTATGAAGACAATGTGATGATGGGGTTATTATGAATGTGGACCCATAGCTTCCTCTTCGTTGATTCGATTCAATTCCATCCATCTTCATACCTCGTAGCTCAcactcctccacctcctctgCCGAGTCGGAATCGGACAAGCCGGGATGGGAGTCCTGGGAGCTCCTCCTCGAACCGTTGCTATCAGTTGAATGGAACACTACAAACCAACACAAGTAGATTGATATACATGAAGACAGTATATTCCTGAAAAATGGCGGCTCAGCACTCGCAGAGCGGTATATTTTGGgtataaaggggaagtcaacccccaatgacaataatgttctatgcagccccactagtctaaataatgtattctgggtaatattgcgttagtggaatatgagttaagtagtAAAAACCAGCAGTTTTTATAAATATCATTAGGTGCCCatattgccacttgctgttgagtgaaaatgacgtcacagttgctcaagtctcGGGTAGCAACCTATCACAgcccagcttcagaaaacatctgagctgtgattggccgttgcctgagccctgagcaactgtgatgtcatcttcagtcaacaggcCGCCCCTgacatggattttgctgcattaatcatattccacaaatgtaatgttaatcaAAATGTCCCGTTTACATTTGTGAGGTCAAATATAacatttaagaaatgtttatggtttacttcccctttaaaagataaataaatacattcccaATGCAATTATAATTAGCATCAATTGTTCATTGATGACATGTTCACTTCTCACGGACCAGGTCTGTGCCTATTCCCACAAATTGTAGGGGTCCACTGTATTGCGCTTAACTGGCAGAATTGCTGTCCTTTATTACAAATAATTGAAAAGGCCAACAACATAAATATTGCTTAAttagtgccctgcgattggttggcaaccagtctaggatgtcccccgcctactgcccagagccagctgagataggcgccagcaccccccgcgacccttgtgagaaataagcggtcaagaaaatggatggatggatggcttgcTTAATTAATCAATCAGGGTTTTGACTTCATATTTGTGAAACCTTGTGATGTGAATGAACTACGCTCGAGACAGAGCATGTTCTGACTGGATGAGCAAAAATTCCCAAACCTACTTCAACATCAATTACAGTCTTCCCAGGGGGAGACAAATCCACCTCCCCATTCAGAGTCACTCTACGAGTAATAGCAATTAAATATATTTGCCCATATTCATTTTGTACAGTTTTTTGGGCAGTTTAACTGCAGCTTACTGTTCTGGGAGGTCGTGCAGGGCGGCAGGCGGCTGCGACGGATCTGCTGCCTTCGCAAGCGGATCTTCTGCTTGAGCTGCTGAATCTCAGAGTCACTGTCTCCTTCCTCTTCACCCTCCTCTTGCTGACGCCGCAGATTGTACTTCATCAGCTCGATAGCTGCGATAAGGGACTCAGAGATGCTGAAGTGAGCATTCTCCTTCATAATGTAAAAAAGAACAAGGAGCTTGTTCTAAGAGGTGACCATTTTGGTTTAAGTGTCAACTCCAACATTATGAGTTTCAGCATCAAGTGTTATTAACCTTTTCAAGGTCCGCACAGCTGCCAAAGTCCTGCTCTGACAGGTAGCTGATGAGGCTCTGGCCTTCTGATGGCTTCCTGAATAAACCATCTGGTGTCCTGCTATATTGGGATCCATCTGTAgcaaccaggaaaaaaaatacatgctcaaAAATAGGATGCCATTAAAaccacaagacaaaaaaaaaaatgcattgactcATATTCAGTATCGGACTCATTGGGTTTATGAGAGTTCACTTAATAGCTAGAAAGTGCATTGGCAACTGTGGCTCTCTCTTCCGACACACAAAAGGCATTAGTCAGtactgaaaagaagaaaagaaaagaaaaaaaaaaactataaaagatAGAACAATGAACTGTGATATAGTGGGGGAACACTACTTCCGGAATTCTTCTGTTGTCTGTCAGGGAAGTCCaacattaaacttttttttttctctaacatcCTATTTCTTTTATACAAACTGGGCAAGAAATGCTATGTCAGGACTATACTCACGAGACTCCATGTAAAGGGAAGTGGGCATGCCGGTGTCACTACGCTGAGGTGTGAAAGGGTTATACTCAACGCAGCAGTCTTCACTCCCCGTTTCTAAGGAATAAAACATGCATATTTAGAGCTACAGACATTCACTAACGTCATTTAAGCCACATTTATTTGAAGATGGGGAAATAAAAtggcttttaattttttggtTTCACAAAATGACAGCTTTTTCTTTGCATGCAAATACAAAAGTATGGCTGCTGAGCTTTGATCATTAAAGACACTATTGTACTCACTTAAGCCTGAAAATGTGGCTATGAGCATAAcaatcacacaaacacaacagcaaAGAAGACGCACATGATtgtctaaaaacaaattttaaaaacatatggAACTTAATATAAAGGATGAGGAATGTTCATCCACATGCAGTGGAAAAGAAAGAAGGGTGGAAGTGTTCAAGTGATGGAGTACAGTGAAACTGCACTGACAACCTGCTACCGGATCCTCTATTATTATGGTGATTTTCCGGTGGGCCCCTCCTTCCCGCAAACAGTAGAAAAAGAAGTAGAGCAGAAAGAGAGCATGTTACCTCAACTAAGAAGGGAAACCAGTGGGTGCAAAGAGAATATTGTAAAGTAGTTTTATTGGAGAGAAAAGGTTAGTAGATTAGTCATTCCTTGAACACATTTGAGCTTTCTCTCATTCTGAGAGGGGACTCTGCTAGACATTGCCAGTAGACCCTCAATAAATTTGGGTCTGCTTGTTTCGGACTGTGACGAGAGCAGGAATCGATGAAAAGGCTACTCAACCtgctcattttgttcaccaataTATACTATGTCTAAGTTGAATTAGccaaaaatcattttatttttcaataaagaagggttcggTGAATGCACATAGGAAACTAGAGGGGTTCAGTTCCTCCAACAAGATTAAGAACCACTGCCCTATAATCATTGGTACACAAACTCCACCACAATAAGGTGACTTGTCAAGGATTGGCCCCATTTGTTTCATATTGAAATTGGTGATTTAGCACCAATTCAGATTTACTTACCTTTCCTGAGTTTTTGGGCAATCCCTGTGTCAGAAAATGAGCGGGTATGTCCTCGAGACCCTCTGCCTAGCTCTCTCTGGCCCTCTGAAAAAGACGAGCGCCTGAGTGGCGGTAGAGCCAGAGATTTGGGCTGCATGGACTGGTCCTTGCCCTCGCTGGCCTCGCTGCTGTGTGTAGAGCTTTGGGTGCCGCGGCGACTACGTTGACCCAGGTTACCAATGGCCAGATATTCGGGACCGTCGTCATATTCGCCGTCACCAGAGTCTCCCGTGTCAGGCTGTGGGGAGGAGGGCGAGGGAGACTCTGAAAGAGAGATGAAGGGTATGGCTGCAGGTCCAGGAGGTGGGGTCACATCCAGCTCACTCTCTTCCGGGCTGGTCAAACACACCCAGGGAGGACCGAGGCTGCTGGTCCGTGAGGTAGTACCTACAACAGCACATAGCAGATGCAGAGATAAAGCCATGTCATGGGCcttattttgttgttattttgttttttttttaagttgaatgtgcattaaaaaaaaaaaacttgattctGAAAAGGAAACTTAAGGTTTTCTCAATAAACCCGTTTACTGACTACAATGCTTATTCGGAATTTACAACATATCCTCACTTGTGCTGTTGCTGACTGCTATCATGTTGCCACTGGTGTTTGTGGCAGCCACATCTCCGAGGGAGCAGTTAGATGTGGTGAGCCTCCGGTTTAAAGACTCTCTTTTGGGTGCAGAGCCTGCGCTTCGCCAGGGCCCGCCAGCCCCGGGCAACACACACAGGCTCTGGGTCTTCAACAGGCCGAGGCACGGCGGGTTCTTGAGAGGGGACAGCTGCAGGATGGAAATATAAAGTTAGAGCTAGGATCTGTAATCCCTGAAATCACCACTCCGAacccatcaaaaacaaaaacagacccACCCCCACTGTGTCTATTTGGGCCAACAGTTTGGCGTTATTTTGTTCCACGGCTTCAAGACATTGGAACATGGCGGTGACATGTGGCTCACTGAGCACAAAGGCATCttctaaagaaaaataaaacaaacagagTGAGAGAGAccactagaaataaatgacaaaagaatATGAAAACTGATTTCTTACCATTATAGTATTTTCTTGTATGTCCCTGATGCTTGAGCAGAGGTTTGAGCTGAGCCGACAGCATGTGAACCTGCAAGCTGTAAAGCAACCAGCGCTCAGCCTTGTAGCTTTCGCCAGCACTCTGCACTCTGCTGCTCAGTACCGGCTCCAGCTGACTGAACTATGGACAGAAAGGAAGAACAGACAGCAAGAcaacaagtcaaataaaaacgaaaaaagaaaaaaaaaaaaaaaagggcctagGGGGATAACTGAGATATTCTTTACTCATGGTAATCAACCAAACATCAAGAATGCACAATTCTGTTCATATCTTTCTTGGCTCTTATTTAGCAACATGATGAAGCAAAACACATGATCCATCTACtgcaataagatttttttttttttaatgaaaataattttgacatttaaaattAGAACAGCAAACACGTGATATGAAAAGTGCACACTTCTATTAACTAACTTTCATTACATAACATGCCCAATGTGTACATATTTATCATCAGTGTACCTGTTCAACATGTGCTGCAAGGTGAGGGCTGATGTGACGAACACACCACACAAATGGCCAGAAGTCTCTCTGTTTGTAATACACCTgcaatccacacacacacacacacacacacgcaatccacacacacacacacacacacacacacacacacccacacacacacacacacacacacacacacacacacacaaaaagcttAGCATATATATGTTTGCATAAATGTAACTAACAAatcttagacttttttttttttttttattaattggcAATGTGTACTCAGggcaatttgcttttttttgtcaatgttcaaatgttataAATTCTGGCACTTAAGAGATTCACATTTCTTTTAAAGTCTGATGCAACATCATCACAGGTAAAACTGGTTTCAATTGCAAATAATAGATATCATTACAGTTTGGATTAGTGGGAGTACTAGAAATCGTGTAACATGCtttttctttatcttttttGTTGCGTCACAGCACCGTGACAATGATGGCAAACTAGCTTCGATGTACATAACAGTAACATGCATCTGTTTCCTGGATTCTCTATGCAAtgtgtccatagcaaccagaatAATTGAAGAATCGAATGTGCATTACTCCAGTGGTGAGGAATATTGTTTTTACTTAAATGGCGATTAAAcatattaaaatgttatttaaaacacTGCCTGTGtagttattagtttagttctaaTTAACCTGGCTTATTTGGCTCTTTTCATGCTAAAATGAATGTGTTGTCAGGTTGTTTATAAAAAGTGTGTGATATTGACCTGGTCTGAGTTTGAATGTCTGACCTGCTCATTCTTCAGTCCATGACTGAGAATGTTGTTCATGTCCTTGTGCAGACGCTGCAGGCCGCCGTAGCGGGACCAAACATTGGGGTTGTTTGTGGACAGGAGGCCCTCCACTGTAGTCTTCAGGCTGGACAACAACTTCCAGAGCTCACGCCTGGGAGGAAGATCATGCATAGCTGAGCAACAACATGAGGGCAGGAAGTTTAGGAATGAGGAAGGACGGAGAAGAAGTGCTGTTGTGGCTGAATTCATTACTCAAGTCAACAAATAAATTTCCAGGGATTTACTGTTCAGTTCCAGTAAGTGTGCTTCAGCAACAGAGTCAAAAGTGCTGACAGCTAATAAACGACAGACAAATCATCTTGTTTATCTTGCAGTAGTACATATATCCCTCTAAACAAAAGATCTTCAATAGTTTTTACAGTCAAAATAAATGCCACAAAAGTTGTACAATCTGGCTAATATAAGCAATTTGATTAATATAAGTGGTATacacaaattaattttcaacaaataatgcagtagttttattttcaatttagttttgtttagaGCTGTGACCTAAATGTGTGAAATAATACTTAAAACATTGTAGAGTTAATAAAAGTAGGTTCCACTGTGCTCTCAGTAAAACACAAGCACAATGCATGACCTCATCATGTTGTTATGCCAGCCATTATCTGTTCATTGTGAATGCAGAACACCACTCAGAAATACAATATGGGTGCATTGTCTGCAGGATGTTGACTGACTGACTACCCAGAGCTCCCAGCTGTGGAACGCTGATGCaccaaaaacataaatgatagTTGACTAACTTGGCTTTCTTGAAGCCATTAAGCGCTGGATCACATCTACATTGGATTTCCTCCCTTTTGCCTCAAGTCAGCAGACGGGAAGGCTGCTGAGAGGCTGCCACTATAATCATAGCAACAATTAAAATATCTTATCAGTGGGGAGTTGGAACGAGCAACTGATAAGAGAATTCCTTGAGGGTCAGGCAATAAACACTGGTCATGCAGCTTCAGCTGACATGACGAGTTCGTCAACAGCAGCCGGTCATGAAATATGCTACAGGGAGGGCGTCAAGAACGTACTTATGTCACATGCAAGCACCGCGCAGGCAGACATACGGCCAAataatggaaaataaataagacaCATAAATAAGACACACATTGTGATGATtggtgaaacaaaaacaaaatgagactATGTCATTGCTGTCTGAGAACAAAAAGcatacgtgtttttttgttttttaacattcaaGTCTAGAAATTCCATTAGAGCAGCTAAACAGTGCAGAAAGTGCACCTGTCATTTTGCTAATTAAGGTTAATGCCTTTTAATCAATGCTGACAagctttaaagaggaagtcaaccttaaacatttcttgactatACGTTACATGTGAcatcactagtctaaaaatgacattctgattaatattacatttgtgaagtATGAGTTATGccgcaaaataaattttttgtccatctcagggggcggccattttgacacttactgttgactgaagatgctcAGGCCTCAGgcaccaaccaatcacagctcacctgtttactgaagctgagctgtgattggttgttacctgagacataagcaactgtgatgtcattttcaactgacagcaagtggccgccttctgataatgatgaaaaaaaaaaaaaaaactgctggattttgctgcttaactcatactccactaatgcaatattatctatatatatatatatatatatatatatatatatatatatatatatatatatatatatatatatatatatatatatatatatatatatatatatatatgtgtgtgtacaccagtggggctgcatgaACTGTTAGGCATACACAAACTCTTTTGTTTGGTagcctttttaaaaaacttaAATGCCTCACGCatgtacaaatgttttgtttcgttttgttttgttttcattcagacCACAGCAACAGTAAGCAACAGCACCAGAAAAGCGCTCGGCTGACCT contains the following coding sequences:
- the rubcn gene encoding run domain Beclin-1-interacting and cysteine-rich domain-containing protein isoform X2; its protein translation is MEITSDGEAAERRRELWKLLSSLKTTVEGLLSTNNPNVWSRYGGLQRLHKDMNNILSHGLKNEQVYYKQRDFWPFVWCVRHISPHLAAHVEQFSQLEPVLSSRVQSAGESYKAERWLLYSLQVHMLSAQLKPLLKHQGHTRKYYNEDAFVLSEPHVTAMFQCLEAVEQNNAKLLAQIDTVGLSPLKNPPCLGLLKTQSLCVLPGAGGPWRSAGSAPKRESLNRRLTTSNCSLGDVAATNTSGNMIAVSNSTSTTSRTSSLGPPWVCLTSPEESELDVTPPPGPAAIPFISLSESPSPSSPQPDTGDSGDGEYDDGPEYLAIGNLGQRSRRGTQSSTHSSEASEGKDQSMQPKSLALPPLRRSSFSEGQRELGRGSRGHTRSFSDTGIAQKLRKGGAHRKITIIIEDPVAETGSEDCCVEYNPFTPQRSDTGMPTSLYMESHGSQYSRTPDGLFRKPSEGQSLISYLSEQDFGSCADLEKENAHFSISESLIAAIELMKYNLRRQQEEGEEEGDSDSEIQQLKQKIRLRRQQIRRSRLPPCTTSQNMFHSTDSNGSRRSSQDSHPGLSDSDSAEEVEECELRDGCEGQSLLAVSQNGLSLSLASLFSEADIKRSVSSSNRSFLSSESMSTSFLQSNSAESVAMGLLRQFEGMQLPAASELDWLVPEHDAPQKLLPIPDSLPISPDDGEHADIYKLRIRVRGNLEWAPPRPQIIFNIHPPPKRKIIVAKQNYRCAGCGTRIDPDYIKRLRYCEYLGRYFCQCCHENAQVVVPGRILMKWDFGKYYVSNFARDLLSKIAGDPLFNPNDINSGLYKKVKALESVRVLRMQLFHMKNLFRTCRFSKEVLEQFDILPCHLTEDLHLFSLNDLLSVRNGELAPRMKELLKLGTVHVAGCVLCQAKGFVCEFCGNDKDIIFPFQLSKCQRCEDCHACYHRVCFKAAKDCPRCQRLAERRERMARRNMEQQEDEGGGT
- the rubcn gene encoding run domain Beclin-1-interacting and cysteine-rich domain-containing protein isoform X1 codes for the protein MEITSDGEAAERRRELWKLLSSLKTTVEGLLSTNNPNVWSRYGGLQRLHKDMNNILSHGLKNEQVYYKQRDFWPFVWCVRHISPHLAAHVEQFSQLEPVLSSRVQSAGESYKAERWLLYSLQVHMLSAQLKPLLKHQGHTRKYYNEDAFVLSEPHVTAMFQCLEAVEQNNAKLLAQIDTVGLSPLKNPPCLGLLKTQSLCVLPGAGGPWRSAGSAPKRESLNRRLTTSNCSLGDVAATNTSGNMIAVSNSTSTTSRTSSLGPPWVCLTSPEESELDVTPPPGPAAIPFISLSESPSPSSPQPDTGDSGDGEYDDGPEYLAIGNLGQRSRRGTQSSTHSSEASEGKDQSMQPKSLALPPLRRSSFSEGQRELGRGSRGHTRSFSDTGIAQKLRKGGAHRKITIIIEDPVAETGSEDCCVEYNPFTPQRSDTGMPTSLYMESHGSQYSRTPDGLFRKPSEGQSLISYLSEQDFGSCADLEKENAHFSISESLIAAIELMKYNLRRQQEEGEEEGDSDSEIQQLKQKIRLRRQQIRRSRLPPCTTSQNMFHSTDSNGSRRSSQDSHPGLSDSDSAEEVEECELRDGCEGQSLLAVSQNGLSLSLASLFSEADIKRSVSSSNRSFLSSESMSTSFLQSNSAESVAMGLLRQFEGMQLPAASELDWLVPEHDAPQKLLPIPDSLPISPDDGEHADIYKLRIRVRGNLEWAPPRPQIIFNIHPPPKRKIIVAKQNYRCAGCGTRIDPDYIKRLRYCEYLGRYFCQCCHENAQVVVPGRILMKWDFGKYYVSNFARDLLSKIAGDPLFNPNDINSGLYKKVKALESVRVLRMQLFHMKNLFRTCRFSKEVLEQFDILPCHLTEDLHLFSLNDLLSVRNGELAPRMKELLKLGTVHVAGCVLCQAKGFVCEFCGNDKDIIFPFQLSKCQRCEGEPSLLVAGLGGLRVPPRRSSAPVVWIDWKISKPRRLARALSKDRREGEGGEEDFESAERAEGGHQEESTDNTEVTMGKAGLFGRFSPGKLVKAFTWHHGSEDEQEVTDGSESGKEGGEEGDKGSEGRGEVFSKDKSEEGEDGQAKRISLLKILHLERLKQSLSKSDRKNSDSETCSSQESLEELGASHGRKERWLGRLGRTFSKGDTDDIKTEAKVEEKHEENERILSKPGGGAVGVGEGNEDSHNTDNRHADSAPVQTNWRARKTRRARRVTRGRQTCEEREGDGHQ
- the rubcn gene encoding run domain Beclin-1-interacting and cysteine-rich domain-containing protein isoform X3, whose amino-acid sequence is MEITSDGEAAERRRELWKLLSSLKTTVEGLLSTNNPNVWSRYGGLQRLHKDMNNILSHGLKNEQVYYKQRDFWPFVWCVRHISPHLAAHVEQFSQLEPVLSSRVQSAGESYKAERWLLYSLQVHMLSAQLKPLLKHQGHTRKYYNDAFVLSEPHVTAMFQCLEAVEQNNAKLLAQIDTVGLSPLKNPPCLGLLKTQSLCVLPGAGGPWRSAGSAPKRESLNRRLTTSNCSLGDVAATNTSGNMIAVSNSTSTTSRTSSLGPPWVCLTSPEESELDVTPPPGPAAIPFISLSESPSPSSPQPDTGDSGDGEYDDGPEYLAIGNLGQRSRRGTQSSTHSSEASEGKDQSMQPKSLALPPLRRSSFSEGQRELGRGSRGHTRSFSDTGIAQKLRKGGAHRKITIIIEDPVAETGSEDCCVEYNPFTPQRSDTGMPTSLYMESHGSQYSRTPDGLFRKPSEGQSLISYLSEQDFGSCADLEKENAHFSISESLIAAIELMKYNLRRQQEEGEEEGDSDSEIQQLKQKIRLRRQQIRRSRLPPCTTSQNMFHSTDSNGSRRSSQDSHPGLSDSDSAEEVEECELRDGCEGQSLLAVSQNGLSLSLASLFSEADIKRSVSSSNRSFLSSESMSTSFLQSNSAESVAMGLLRQFEGMQLPAASELDWLVPEHDAPQKLLPIPDSLPISPDDGEHADIYKLRIRVRGNLEWAPPRPQIIFNIHPPPKRKIIVAKQNYRCAGCGTRIDPDYIKRLRYCEYLGRYFCQCCHENAQVVVPGRILMKWDFGKYYVSNFARDLLSKIAGDPLFNPNDINSGLYKKVKALESVRVLRMQLFHMKNLFRTCRFSKEVLEQFDILPCHLTEDLHLFSLNDLLSVRNGELAPRMKELLKLGTVHVAGCVLCQAKGFVCEFCGNDKDIIFPFQLSKCQRCEDCHACYHRVCFKAAKDCPRCQRLAERRERMARRNMEQQEDEGGGT
- the rubcn gene encoding run domain Beclin-1-interacting and cysteine-rich domain-containing protein isoform X4; the protein is MEITSDGEAAERRRELWKLLSSLKTTVEGLLSTNNPNVWSRYGGLQRLHKDMNNILSHGLKNEQVYYKQRDFWPFVWCVRHISPHLAAHVEQFSQLEPVLSSRVQSAGESYKAERWLLYSLQVHMLSAQLKPLLKHQGHTRKYYNEDAFVLSEPHVTAMFQCLEAVEQNNAKLLAQIDTVGLSPLKNPPCLGLLKTQSLCVLPGAGGPWRSAGSAPKRESLNRRLTTSNCSLGDVAATNTSGNMIAVSNSTSTTSRTSSLGPPWVCLTSPEESELDVTPPPGPAAIPFISLSESPSPSSPQPDTGDSGDGEYDDGPEYLAIGNLGQRSRRGTQSSTHSSEASEGKDQSMQPKSLALPPLRRSSFSEGQRELGRGSRGHTRSFSDTGIAQKLRKETGSEDCCVEYNPFTPQRSDTGMPTSLYMESHGSQYSRTPDGLFRKPSEGQSLISYLSEQDFGSCADLEKENAHFSISESLIAAIELMKYNLRRQQEEGEEEGDSDSEIQQLKQKIRLRRQQIRRSRLPPCTTSQNMFHSTDSNGSRRSSQDSHPGLSDSDSAEEVEECELRDGCEGQSLLAVSQNGLSLSLASLFSEADIKRSVSSSNRSFLSSESMSTSFLQSNSAESVAMGLLRQFEGMQLPAASELDWLVPEHDAPQKLLPIPDSLPISPDDGEHADIYKLRIRVRGNLEWAPPRPQIIFNIHPPPKRKIIVAKQNYRCAGCGTRIDPDYIKRLRYCEYLGRYFCQCCHENAQVVVPGRILMKWDFGKYYVSNFARDLLSKIAGDPLFNPNDINSGLYKKVKALESVRVLRMQLFHMKNLFRTCRFSKEVLEQFDILPCHLTEDLHLFSLNDLLSVRNGELAPRMKELLKLGTVHVAGCVLCQAKGFVCEFCGNDKDIIFPFQLSKCQRCEDCHACYHRVCFKAAKDCPRCQRLAERRERMARRNMEQQEDEGGGT
- the rubcn gene encoding run domain Beclin-1-interacting and cysteine-rich domain-containing protein isoform X5; amino-acid sequence: MEITSDGEAAERRRELWKLLSSLKTTVEGLLSTNNPNVWSRYGGLQRLHKDMNNILSHGLKNEQVYYKQRDFWPFVWCVRHISPHLAAHVEQFSQLEPVLSSRVQSAGESYKAERWLLYSLQVHMLSAQLKPLLKHQGHTRKYYNEDAFVLSEPHVTAMFQCLEAVEQNNAKLLAQIDTVGLSPLKNPPCLGLLKTQSLCVLPGAGGPWRSAGSAPKRESLNRRLTTSNCSLGDVAATNTSGNMIAVSNSTSTTSRTSSLGPPWVCLTSPEESELDVTPPPGPAAIPFISLSESPSPSSPQPDTGDSGDGEYDDGPEYLAIGNLGQRSRRGTQSSTHSSEASEGKDQSMQPKSLALPPLRRSSFSEGQRELGRGSRGHTRSFSDTGIAQKLRKGGAHRKITIIIEDPVAETGSEDCCVEYNPFTPQRSDTGMPTSLYMESHGSQYSRTPDGLFRKPSEGQSLISYLSEQDFGSCADLEKENAHFSISESLIAAIELMKYNLRRQQEEGEEEGDSDSEIQQLKQKIRLRRQQIRRSRLPPCTTSQNMFHSTDSNGSRRSSQDSHPGLSDSDSAEEVEECELREADIKRSVSSSNRSFLSSESMSTSFLQSNSAESVAMGLLRQFEGMQLPAASELDWLVPEHDAPQKLLPIPDSLPISPDDGEHADIYKLRIRVRGNLEWAPPRPQIIFNIHPPPKRKIIVAKQNYRCAGCGTRIDPDYIKRLRYCEYLGRYFCQCCHENAQVVVPGRILMKWDFGKYYVSNFARDLLSKIAGDPLFNPNDINSGLYKKVKALESVRVLRMQLFHMKNLFRTCRFSKEVLEQFDILPCHLTEDLHLFSLNDLLSVRNGELAPRMKELLKLGTVHVAGCVLCQAKGFVCEFCGNDKDIIFPFQLSKCQRCEDCHACYHRVCFKAAKDCPRCQRLAERRERMARRNMEQQEDEGGGT